The proteins below come from a single Paracoccus sp. SCSIO 75233 genomic window:
- a CDS encoding TRAP transporter large permease, whose product MFEALSSIPAGTQMVIAFFLLMAIGVPVAFSLGLSALFAMWLIGFGFDLAGDLIASGIAKYSLLAIPFFILAGALMGSLGIAERMIRFFRVLIGSLPGGMGVVGTVVCLFWGAVSGSGPASVAAIGPMLIRAMEEDGYSRPFAAGLVSTGAAFSIVIPPSIGLVIFGVIAETSISDLFIAAIIPGAFMGLTMLAVLPLAGRGQTGARGRAALDRLSPDPYAGQSYPSRLWHSFRDSFWGLLTPVVILGGIYSGIFTPTEAALVATVYALAVGGIVYRTLTVKGLYESLADAASSSAVVMMVVAYASLFGWVVTVEDLVGSYSTALLGLSDKGAVILIVIMLILLIAGMFMDAVTVMFISLPIFMPVVRELGWDPVWFGVLTMVNLAIGLITPPVGINLYVAANVTKLSIERVAKGALPFLLASLVGLAVVAMFPELSLYLVRALGG is encoded by the coding sequence ATGTTTGAGGCGCTGAGCTCCATTCCCGCCGGCACCCAGATGGTGATCGCCTTTTTCCTGCTGATGGCGATTGGCGTGCCTGTGGCGTTTTCGCTGGGCCTGTCGGCGCTGTTCGCCATGTGGCTGATCGGCTTCGGCTTCGATCTGGCGGGCGATCTGATCGCCTCGGGCATTGCGAAATATTCGCTGCTGGCGATCCCGTTCTTTATCCTTGCGGGTGCGCTGATGGGCTCGCTTGGGATCGCGGAACGGATGATCCGGTTTTTCCGCGTGCTGATCGGCAGCCTGCCCGGCGGGATGGGCGTTGTCGGCACCGTCGTCTGCCTGTTCTGGGGCGCGGTCTCCGGCTCCGGCCCCGCATCGGTCGCGGCAATCGGCCCGATGCTGATCCGCGCGATGGAGGAGGATGGCTATTCCCGCCCCTTCGCCGCCGGTCTGGTCAGCACGGGGGCCGCGTTTTCCATCGTCATTCCGCCCTCCATTGGGCTGGTGATCTTCGGGGTCATCGCTGAGACCTCGATTTCCGACCTGTTCATCGCCGCGATCATCCCCGGCGCCTTCATGGGGCTGACCATGCTGGCGGTACTGCCGCTTGCGGGGCGGGGCCAGACAGGGGCGAGGGGCCGCGCGGCGCTCGACCGGCTGAGCCCGGACCCCTATGCGGGGCAGAGCTATCCGTCACGGCTCTGGCACAGCTTCCGCGACAGTTTCTGGGGGCTGCTGACGCCGGTGGTGATCCTTGGCGGGATCTATTCCGGAATCTTCACCCCGACCGAGGCGGCGCTGGTCGCAACCGTCTATGCGCTCGCCGTGGGCGGGATCGTGTACCGCACGCTGACCGTGAAAGGCCTCTATGAGTCGCTGGCCGACGCGGCATCGTCGTCAGCCGTTGTCATGATGGTCGTGGCCTATGCGAGCCTGTTTGGTTGGGTCGTCACCGTTGAGGATCTGGTTGGCAGCTATTCCACGGCACTGCTTGGCCTGTCGGATAAGGGCGCGGTGATCCTGATCGTCATCATGCTGATCCTGCTGATCGCGGGGATGTTCATGGATGCGGTCACGGTCATGTTCATCTCGCTGCCGATCTTCATGCCGGTTGTGCGGGAACTCGGCTGGGATCCGGTCTGGTTTGGCGTGCTGACGATGGTCAACCTTGCCATCGGGCTGATCACGCCGCCGGTCGGGATCAATCTCTACGTCGCCGCCAATGTGACGAAGCTGAGCATAGAGCGGGTGGCAAAAGGGGCGCTGCCCTTCCTGCTCGCCAGTCTGGTCGGTCTGGCCGTGGTGGCGATGTTCCCGGAATTGTCGCTCTATCTGGTGCGTGCGCTCGGCGGGTGA
- a CDS encoding TRAP transporter small permease, with protein MRFILDEAEKIICAAIFLGMTAIGFANVCVRYLTNYSLAASEELLTNGFLLLTVFGAAIAARRGEHLAVTLLTDYLPRGLRRLLFLIATALSVLLLAMSAWFSWQALVNLIGNGMRSYALQIPAWYYQAAVPFGFALIIIRYLQYAWKGRRDPDDAPLELPDV; from the coding sequence ATGCGTTTCATCCTCGATGAGGCCGAAAAGATCATCTGCGCGGCGATCTTTCTGGGTATGACGGCGATCGGTTTCGCCAATGTCTGCGTGCGCTACCTGACCAATTATTCTCTTGCGGCCTCGGAAGAACTGCTGACCAATGGTTTCCTGCTGCTGACCGTCTTCGGTGCCGCCATCGCGGCCCGGCGGGGTGAGCATCTGGCAGTGACCCTGTTGACCGACTATCTGCCCCGTGGGCTGCGCAGATTGCTGTTCCTGATCGCTACGGCGCTGAGCGTGCTTCTGTTGGCGATGTCGGCGTGGTTTTCATGGCAGGCTCTGGTCAACCTGATCGGGAACGGAATGCGATCTTACGCGTTGCAGATCCCGGCGTGGTATTATCAGGCGGCGGTGCCGTTCGGCTTTGCGCTGATCATTATCCGCTACCTGCAATATGCGTGGAAGGGTCGCCGCGATCCGGATGATGCCCCGTTGGAGCTCCCCGATGTTTGA
- a CDS encoding DctP family TRAP transporter solute-binding subunit, with translation MTFTRFSFAALAATTILATAVQAETLRLSHNVGDTTTWQQGAERFGELLAEKTGGEYDVRVFPNAQLSGGDQMKQAEMVGRGALDLVVTSAINVTPLVPEMAVFSLPYMYANYEQVDATTQGDAVAPLEEILLEKGIKVLAWGENGFRELTNNSKPVKSPADMEGMNVRVAGPMYIDVMNALGANPQQMQWSETLTALQQGVVDGQENPIGAVIIPQQVYEMQKYITTWHYSYDPLFLGISKERWDGMDEETQAQFQEAATEAMAYQREISRTGTAEGIDFLKEQGMEVYEPNAEELAAFREATQPAFDTWAEKVGPDLVKAFQDAVASAQ, from the coding sequence ATGACCTTTACTCGCTTCAGCTTCGCCGCGCTTGCGGCAACCACGATCCTCGCCACGGCGGTTCAGGCGGAGACGCTGCGCCTGTCGCATAATGTCGGCGACACCACGACCTGGCAGCAAGGCGCGGAACGCTTCGGTGAGCTTCTGGCGGAAAAGACCGGCGGCGAATATGACGTCCGCGTCTTCCCGAACGCTCAGCTTTCCGGCGGCGACCAGATGAAACAGGCGGAAATGGTCGGCCGTGGCGCGCTTGATCTGGTGGTGACCTCGGCGATCAACGTGACGCCGCTGGTGCCGGAAATGGCCGTGTTCTCGCTGCCCTATATGTATGCGAATTACGAACAGGTCGACGCCACCACGCAGGGCGATGCGGTTGCGCCGCTGGAAGAGATCCTGCTGGAAAAGGGCATCAAGGTGCTCGCATGGGGTGAAAATGGTTTCCGCGAGCTGACCAATAACAGCAAGCCGGTGAAATCGCCCGCCGATATGGAGGGCATGAATGTCCGCGTCGCCGGGCCGATGTATATCGACGTGATGAACGCGCTCGGCGCGAACCCGCAGCAGATGCAGTGGTCCGAGACGCTGACCGCGCTTCAGCAGGGCGTCGTCGACGGTCAGGAAAACCCCATCGGTGCGGTCATCATCCCGCAGCAGGTTTACGAGATGCAGAAATACATCACGACCTGGCATTACTCCTATGACCCGCTGTTCCTCGGCATCTCCAAGGAACGCTGGGACGGGATGGACGAGGAAACGCAAGCCCAGTTCCAGGAAGCCGCGACCGAGGCGATGGCCTATCAGCGTGAGATCAGCCGGACCGGAACCGCCGAAGGCATCGACTTCCTGAAAGAGCAGGGCATGGAGGTCTATGAGCCGAATGCAGAAGAACTCGCCGCTTTCCGTGAAGCGACCCAGCCTGCGTTTGACACATGGGCCGAAAAGGTCGGGCCGGATCTGGTGAAGGCATTCCAGGACGCTGTGGCCTCGGCTCAGTAA
- the fghA gene encoding S-formylglutathione hydrolase — protein sequence MTLETISENRSFDGIQGVYRHASAVTGTDMTFAVYLPPAVESGPVPVLWYLSGLTCTHENAMTKAGAQEHAAREGIALIFPDTSPRGEGVADDEAYDLGQGAGFYVNATQEPWVKHFRMWDYIAQDLPDLLFSQFPLDREAQGITGHSMGGHGALTLAMTMPETYRSVSAFAPIANPTESDWGRKQLTAYLGDDPAAWAAHDATLLMREQGYPGEVLIDQGTEDQFLDLLRPEALAQAIAARRQPGVMRMQQGYDHSYFFVQSFMGDHIGWHAERLWQNA from the coding sequence ATGACGCTTGAAACGATCAGCGAAAACCGCAGCTTTGACGGCATTCAGGGCGTCTACCGCCATGCCTCCGCGGTGACTGGAACGGACATGACCTTCGCGGTCTATCTGCCGCCTGCGGTCGAATCCGGGCCGGTGCCGGTGCTGTGGTATCTTTCGGGCCTGACCTGCACCCATGAGAACGCCATGACCAAGGCGGGCGCGCAGGAACATGCCGCGCGTGAGGGCATTGCGCTGATCTTCCCCGACACCTCGCCGCGTGGCGAGGGCGTGGCGGATGATGAGGCTTATGACCTCGGGCAGGGCGCGGGCTTCTATGTTAACGCGACGCAGGAACCGTGGGTGAAGCATTTCCGCATGTGGGATTACATTGCGCAGGATCTGCCGGATCTGCTGTTCAGCCAGTTCCCGCTGGATCGGGAGGCGCAAGGCATTACCGGGCATTCGATGGGCGGTCACGGCGCGCTGACGCTGGCGATGACCATGCCGGAGACCTACCGTTCGGTTTCCGCTTTTGCGCCGATTGCCAACCCGACCGAATCCGACTGGGGTCGAAAGCAGCTTACCGCTTATCTGGGCGACGACCCGGCGGCATGGGCGGCGCATGATGCAACGCTGCTGATGCGGGAGCAGGGCTATCCCGGCGAGGTGCTGATAGATCAGGGAACGGAGGATCAGTTCCTCGACCTGCTGCGCCCCGAAGCTCTGGCGCAGGCGATTGCCGCACGACGCCAGCCGGGGGTGATGCGGATGCAGCAGGGCTACGATCACAGCTATTTCTTCGTACAAAGCTTCATGGGCGATCACATCGGCTGGCATGCTGAACGGCTGTGGCAAAACGCCTGA
- a CDS encoding GNAT family N-acetyltransferase, with amino-acid sequence MSDAATLSRLSVRAAGEADHDAIWAILRPVYRAGETYCIARDIDRDGALADWFAAPFTAFVAEKDGVILGTSHVGANRPGGGSHVANASFATAPQARGQGVARALVGHAKDWARSQGFLAMQFNFVVATNDDAIHSWKKAGFDVVGRLPGAFAHPALGYVDALVMYHDLTEGNRDDA; translated from the coding sequence TTGAGCGATGCAGCCACGCTCTCCCGCCTGTCCGTCCGGGCAGCAGGGGAGGCGGATCACGACGCGATCTGGGCGATCCTGCGACCGGTTTACCGGGCAGGCGAAACCTATTGCATCGCGCGTGACATCGACCGGGATGGCGCGCTGGCGGATTGGTTCGCCGCGCCGTTCACCGCGTTTGTGGCGGAGAAGGACGGCGTCATCCTCGGCACCAGCCATGTGGGCGCGAACCGGCCCGGCGGCGGCAGCCATGTCGCCAATGCGAGCTTTGCCACGGCACCTCAGGCGCGCGGGCAGGGCGTGGCGCGGGCGCTTGTCGGGCATGCAAAGGACTGGGCGCGGTCGCAGGGGTTTCTCGCCATGCAGTTCAATTTCGTCGTGGCGACGAATGACGATGCGATCCATAGCTGGAAAAAGGCGGGGTTCGATGTGGTCGGCAGGCTGCCCGGCGCGTTCGCGCATCCGGCCTTGGGTTATGTCGATGCGCTTGTGATGTATCACGATCTGACGGAAGGAAACCGGGATGACGCTTGA
- a CDS encoding S-(hydroxymethyl)glutathione dehydrogenase/class III alcohol dehydrogenase — protein MKTRAAVALEAGKPLEVMEVNLDGPKAGEVLVEVKATGICHTDEFTLSGADPEGIFPSILGHEGAGVVVEVGAGVTSVKPGDHVIPLYTPECRQCASCLSGKTNLCTAIRATQGQGLMPDGTSRFSMPDGTPIHHYMGCSTFSNFTVLPEIAVAKVREDAPFDKICYIGCGVTTGIGAVINTAKVEIGAKAVVFGLGGIGLNVIQGLRLAGADMIIGVDLNNDKKEMAERFGMTHFVNPSEVENTVQEIVELTKTPFDQIGGADYSFDATGNVKVMRDALECTHRGWGVSVIIGVAPAGAEISTRPFQLVTGRIWKGTAFGGARGRTDVPKIVDWYMDGKIEIDPMITHTMPLDDINKGFDLMHAGESIRSVVLY, from the coding sequence ATGAAGACACGCGCCGCAGTCGCTCTGGAAGCCGGCAAGCCGCTTGAGGTCATGGAGGTCAACCTCGACGGACCAAAAGCTGGCGAGGTTCTGGTGGAGGTCAAGGCCACAGGTATCTGTCACACCGACGAATTCACCCTGTCCGGCGCTGATCCGGAGGGCATTTTCCCGTCCATCCTCGGCCATGAAGGCGCAGGCGTGGTGGTGGAGGTCGGCGCGGGCGTGACCAGTGTGAAGCCGGGGGATCATGTGATTCCGCTTTATACCCCGGAATGCCGTCAATGCGCCTCCTGCCTGTCGGGCAAGACCAATCTCTGCACCGCGATCCGGGCCACGCAGGGGCAGGGTCTGATGCCGGACGGGACCAGCCGGTTTTCCATGCCGGATGGTACGCCCATTCATCATTACATGGGCTGCTCGACTTTCTCGAATTTCACCGTTCTGCCGGAAATCGCCGTTGCCAAGGTCCGCGAGGACGCGCCGTTCGACAAGATCTGCTATATCGGTTGCGGCGTGACCACGGGGATCGGTGCGGTCATCAATACCGCCAAGGTCGAGATCGGGGCCAAGGCCGTTGTCTTCGGGCTTGGCGGGATCGGGCTGAACGTCATTCAGGGGCTGCGGCTCGCCGGTGCGGATATGATTATCGGCGTCGATCTGAACAACGACAAGAAAGAGATGGCCGAGCGCTTCGGCATGACCCATTTCGTGAACCCCTCCGAAGTGGAGAACACGGTTCAGGAAATCGTCGAGCTGACCAAGACCCCGTTCGACCAGATCGGCGGCGCGGATTACAGCTTCGACGCGACCGGCAATGTGAAGGTGATGCGTGACGCGCTTGAATGCACGCATCGCGGCTGGGGCGTTTCGGTGATTATCGGCGTCGCACCTGCGGGGGCGGAGATCAGCACGCGGCCCTTCCAGCTCGTCACGGGCCGGATCTGGAAAGGCACGGCATTCGGTGGTGCGCGCGGCCGGACCGATGTGCCGAAGATCGTGGACTGGTACATGGACGGCAAGATCGAGATCGACCCGATGATCACCCACACCATGCCGCTGGACGACATCAACAAAGGGTTCGACCTGATGCATGCCGGTGAATCGATCCGCTCTGTGGTGCTGTATTGA